The following coding sequences lie in one SAR202 cluster bacterium genomic window:
- a CDS encoding TIGR03663 family protein: MAETKQTQDPAQEGQVNEAGTGPSANGVASNGHSESLVDTAVVYLREREPLGFRRTMPRWWIIAFYVAIMAAAAVLRFWDLDARAMHHDESLHVYYSWELAETSVFRHNPMMHAPLQMILNSVVFRIFGDTDFTGRVMYATLGTITVGMPFFFRARLGNLGAAIVSFMLMVSPSILYYNRFAREDTLMVLFTIGLVIAMWRYFDEGKNRYLYWTAAFLALAFGMKESAYMIAAMFGLYYAIVIAAKNWPSITSGIVADHPTPPAAITRLVGRSWVSIRDGLQFRAPSRATTLLVIYITVTLPLWSAAIAVFQHSPLLEWTGITLAAPVDGTAPIGAPVRGGMVIAAIICVAYLAAGIYFGLKWNRSVWWKAAVIFWVIWAIILTTYFTNLVGIGSGMWQGLGYWIVQQGEARGNQPWYYYIVMTSVYEFLPAILSVIAGIYYLKKRDRFGIFLVYWVVMSFVLYTAASEKMPWLEMHLALPFIVLSGKFLGDVLLRIQWSRLGVAGAVVIGAAVPAGLYAGWRLAFAGMDGTDLPAAAVAGASALVLGTAVALFIVMANRVGYRNAAGYALIPLTIVLMVLTIRASIRVAYLNGDTPIDMMVYTQSSPDLVKLARALPAIDEANGAATANLVTVDINSGFAWPWHWYLRGRNRLEFINYSGKSSIDPPDSAVVLVHSSNNYAVGNNFGDRFTAGERLKHRWWFPENYRGMSIAKFIKSIPDREPWRVAMDYFMSRKLSTPLGSEDAYFYIRPELRHLYGPELK; this comes from the coding sequence ATGGCTGAAACGAAACAGACACAGGATCCGGCCCAGGAAGGGCAGGTAAACGAAGCCGGGACCGGGCCTTCGGCAAACGGCGTCGCGTCCAACGGTCACTCGGAATCGCTGGTGGACACGGCTGTGGTTTACTTGCGAGAGCGGGAGCCGCTGGGCTTCCGCCGCACGATGCCGCGCTGGTGGATAATCGCCTTCTACGTGGCGATCATGGCCGCCGCCGCCGTACTGCGCTTCTGGGACCTGGACGCGCGAGCGATGCACCACGACGAGAGCCTCCACGTCTATTACTCGTGGGAGCTTGCCGAGACTAGCGTCTTCCGCCACAACCCAATGATGCATGCCCCGCTCCAGATGATCCTTAACTCCGTTGTGTTCAGGATATTCGGAGACACCGACTTCACCGGCAGGGTGATGTACGCGACCCTGGGCACAATTACAGTGGGTATGCCGTTCTTCTTTCGCGCGCGGCTTGGGAACCTCGGCGCCGCGATCGTTTCGTTCATGCTGATGGTCTCGCCCTCGATCCTCTACTACAACCGGTTCGCCCGCGAAGACACACTGATGGTGCTGTTCACAATCGGGCTCGTCATCGCCATGTGGAGGTACTTCGACGAGGGCAAGAACCGTTACCTGTACTGGACCGCGGCGTTCCTGGCGCTGGCTTTCGGAATGAAGGAAAGCGCGTACATGATCGCGGCGATGTTCGGACTGTATTACGCGATCGTTATAGCTGCGAAGAACTGGCCGTCGATCACGAGCGGCATTGTGGCCGACCATCCGACGCCCCCCGCTGCCATCACGCGACTTGTGGGACGCTCCTGGGTATCGATAAGGGATGGCCTGCAGTTCAGAGCCCCATCACGGGCCACGACGTTGCTCGTTATCTACATCACCGTAACACTACCCCTTTGGTCTGCCGCAATCGCGGTCTTCCAGCACTCTCCTTTGTTGGAGTGGACGGGCATCACCCTGGCTGCCCCTGTGGACGGCACTGCCCCCATCGGCGCGCCGGTGCGAGGCGGCATGGTCATCGCTGCGATTATCTGCGTCGCATACCTGGCTGCCGGCATCTACTTCGGACTCAAGTGGAACCGGAGCGTGTGGTGGAAAGCGGCGGTAATCTTCTGGGTGATCTGGGCGATCATCCTCACTACTTACTTCACCAACCTGGTCGGCATCGGCTCGGGCATGTGGCAGGGCCTTGGCTACTGGATCGTGCAACAGGGCGAGGCGCGGGGCAACCAGCCCTGGTACTACTACATTGTCATGACCTCGGTATACGAGTTCCTCCCGGCGATACTGTCCGTCATAGCGGGCATCTACTACCTCAAGAAGCGCGACCGGTTCGGTATCTTCCTGGTCTACTGGGTCGTCATGTCGTTCGTTCTCTACACGGCTGCCAGCGAGAAGATGCCATGGCTGGAAATGCACCTGGCGCTGCCGTTCATCGTACTTTCAGGCAAGTTCCTGGGCGATGTCCTGCTGCGCATCCAGTGGAGCAGGCTGGGCGTCGCGGGGGCGGTGGTGATCGGCGCCGCTGTGCCCGCGGGTTTGTACGCCGGCTGGCGGCTCGCGTTCGCGGGGATGGACGGCACGGACTTGCCCGCAGCGGCTGTGGCGGGGGCTTCCGCGCTCGTCCTGGGCACGGCTGTGGCGCTTTTCATCGTCATGGCGAACAGGGTGGGGTACCGCAACGCGGCCGGCTACGCGCTGATTCCGCTCACGATCGTCCTGATGGTGCTCACAATCCGGGCCTCCATTCGCGTTGCGTACCTGAACGGGGACACGCCGATAGACATGATGGTCTACACGCAGTCCTCGCCGGACCTTGTGAAGCTGGCGCGCGCACTGCCGGCGATCGACGAGGCGAACGGCGCCGCGACGGCAAATCTCGTGACCGTCGATATCAACAGCGGCTTCGCATGGCCTTGGCACTGGTACCTCCGCGGCCGCAACCGGCTGGAGTTCATCAACTACTCCGGCAAGTCCAGCATAGACCCGCCGGACTCCGCGGTGGTGCTGGTCCACTCTTCGAACAACTACGCGGTGGGCAATAACTTCGGCGACAGGTTCACGGCAGGCGAGAGGCTGAAGCACCGCTGGTGGTTCCCGGAGAACTACCGAGGCATGTCGATTGCCAAATTCATCAAGTCCATTCCGGACCGCGAGCCCTGGCGCGTTGCGATGGACTACTTCATGAGCCGCAAGCTCAGCACGCCGCTGGGCAGCGAGGATGCCTACTTCTACATCCGCCCCGAGTTGCGCCACCTCTACGGACCCGAACTGAAGTGA